A genome region from Littorina saxatilis isolate snail1 linkage group LG16, US_GU_Lsax_2.0, whole genome shotgun sequence includes the following:
- the LOC138950094 gene encoding tyrosine-protein kinase receptor Tie-1-like translates to MEYCEVGQMDKWLAQRRSQVTEQVMEDLFRFTLGIAKGMEYLTSKKVIHKRLAARNVLLTSSLDTKVAGFGPQKKEGEEDEEKATKIPAKWAAPEMLEEKPATEKSDVWSYGIVLWEIFSMGQVPYPTIHSNEIGTRLRSGYRMDKPEFADDTYYNLMKDCWQYKASRRPTFGTIRAQLAKQFGSPGNRQSVGVYYNTNQLNVL, encoded by the exons ATGGAGTATTGTGAGGTGGGTCAGATGGACAAATGGCTGGCTCAGAGAAGGAGTCAAGTCACGGAGCAGGTCATGGAGGACCTCTTCCGTTTCACGCTGGGCATCGCCAAAGGCATGGAATACTTGACTTCAAAGAAG GTGATCCACAAACGGCTGGCTGCGCGGAATGTCCTTTTGACCTCCAGCCTGGACACCAAGGTGGCTGGCTTCGGACCCCagaagaaggagggggaggaggacgAGGAAAAGGCT ACAAAGATTCCCGCCAAATGGGCTGCACCGGAAATGTTGGAAGAGAAACCTGCCACCGAGAAGAGTGACGTCTGGTCCTACGGAATTGTCCTTTGGGAAATCTTCAGCATGG GACAAGTACCATACCCAACCATCCACTCGAACGAGATCGGAACACGCCTTCGTTCTGGATACCGCATGGACAAACCAGAGTTTGCTGATGACAC GTACTACAACCTGATGAAGGATTGCTGGCAGTATAAGGCGTCCAGACGACCCACCTTCGGTACGATCCGAGCACAACTCGCCAAGCAGTTCGGCTCTCCCGGCAACAGGCAGAGCGTCGGCGTCTACTACAACACCAACCAGCTCAACGTTTTATAA